The Polaribacter sp. MED152 region CGACCAATTGTATTATTGTCTGCAGCCATTGCTCTTTCTCCTTGTAGAACGTGAATTTCTACAGAAGGTTGATTATCTACTGCAGTAGAAAATACTTGAGATTTTTTAGTTGGAATGGTGGTGTTTGCATCAATTAATTTTGTGAAAACATTACCCATTGTTTCAATACCTAAAGATAAAGGTGTAACATCTAATAATAATACATCTTTTACATCTCCAGATAAAACTCCACCTTGAATAGCAGCTCCTAAAGAAACAACCTCATCTGGGTTAACTCCTTTACTTGGTGCTTTTCCAAAGAATTTTTCTACAGCTTCTTGAATAGCTGGTATTCTTGTAGAACCACCTACTAAAATAATTTCATCTATTTCAGAAGTTGATAAATCAGCATTTTTTAATGCAGTTTTACATGGCTCAATAGTTCTTTTCACTAAATCATCTATTAATTGCTCAAATTTAGATCTAGATAAAGTTCTTACTAAGTGTTTTGGTCCGCTAGCTGTAGCAGTAACATATGGTAAGTTAATTTCTGTAGAAGAAGAACTAGATAATTCAATCTTAGCTTTTTCTGCAGCTTCTTTTAAACGTTGTAAAGCCATTGGGTCTTTACGTAAGTCCATATTTTCATCTGCTTCAAACTCATCTGCTAACCAGTTAATGATTTTTTCATCAACATCATCACCACCTAAATGTGTATCACCATCAGTAGCTAATACTTCAAATACTCCATCTCCTAACTCTAAGATAGATACATCATGTGTACCACCTCCAAAGTCAAAAACAACAATTTTCTTATCGTCATTTGCTTTATCCATACCATAAGCTAATGCTGCTGCAGTTGGCTCATTGATAATTCTTTCTACTTTTAAACCAGCAATTTCACCAGCTTCTTTAGTAGCTTGTCTTTGTGCATCGTTAAAATATGCAGGTACTGTAATTACAGCTTGAGAAACATCTGCGCCTAAATAATCTTCTGCAGTTTTTTTCATTTTCTGTAATACCATTGCAGAAATTTCTTGAGGTGTATATAAACGACCATCAATATCTACTCTTGGTGTATCATTATCTCCGTTAACAACTTTGTAAGGTACTCTTTGCACTTCTTTAGAAGACTCAGAGAATTTATTACCCATAAAACGTTTAATAGAATAAACAGTTTTAGTTGGGTTTGTCACTGCTTGTCTTTTAGCAGGGTCACCAATCTTACGTTCTCCACCCTCAACAAAGGCAACAATAGATGGTGTAGTTCTTTTTCCTTCAGCATTAGGAATTACAACTGGCTCATTACCTTCCATAACAGAAACACATGAGTTGGTAGTTCCTAAATCTATTCCTATAATTTTACTCATAATTTTTATTTATATTAAATTTTATTTTTCAATTTTACAGTTACTATTAGTCAAAGGCTATGCCAACTGGTTTTTGATTAGAAAATGTCAGTTTTTTAAGTTTTGCCATTTAAAAATTATGACAAGATGACATAAATTCACTTTTTTTGATGCTCTAAAAAAGTGTTTCCTTTTCTGTTTTTAATTTCCTATATTTGGATAATACAATAAGAATTAAATCTTTAAACCAATAAATTAATTAGACACCATGAGTAAATTTGACGAAAAAGTTGCTTTGTACAAAAAATTTATGGACGATAGAAATCTACGTTCAAATACAGAATTATTAGCTGCTGTAACTAAAGGATTAGGTCCATCAATATATAAAGCCGATGCTGAAACAGTATCTGGTTCTGATGCAAAAGAACTGGCAACTGTAAAAAATAATTTTTTAATTAAAAAGTTAGGTTTAGCAGATAGTGCTGAGTTAGATGCTGGTATAGAGGAAGTAATGGAACGAATTGGTAAATCTGAAAGAAAAAAATACAGAGCAGTTGTTTATTATATGCTTGTTAAAAAGTTCGATAAAGAATCTGTTTACGGAATGTAACTAAAATACATTTTAATAAATTCAAAAAAATCCAGCTCATTGAGTTGGATTTTTTACATTTACACCAGAATTTATTTAAATTTTTAGGAATGTCTCAATTTATCAGTGTTTTTGATATGCTAAAGATTGGTGTTGGCCCATCAAGTTCTCATACATTAGGCCCTTGGAGAGCAGCACAAACTTGGATTCAAAAAGTAAAAGAAAATAAACAATTCGATCTTTTTGATGAGCTGAAAGTAGATTTATATGGTTCACTTTCATTAACAGGTAAAGGCCATGCAACAGACTTGGCCATTCTTCTCGGTTTAAGTGAAGCAGACCCAGAGTATATACCTATAGAAGATGTTTTTATTATTGTAGAAAGAATAAATACACAAGAAGAAATTCTTTTTAAAGGTGGCAAGCGCATTACGTTTCCTAAAAACTCCATAAAATTTAATAGAGAATTTTTACCCTTTCATGCCAATGGAATGACTTTTAGAGGATTTGCAAATGGTAAAGAAATTTCTACAGAAACCTATTATTCTATTGGAGGTGGATTTATTGTACAAGAAAATGACAATCTTGAAGATGAAATAGAAATCAACAAAAAGAACTTTCCTTATCCTGTAAATAGAGCAATACAATTAGAAGAATATTGTGAAAGAGATAATATCCATATTTCAGATGTAGTTTTAAAGAATGAATTAGAGTTAAAATCGGCCAAAGAAATAGATTTTGAATTAAATCGTATTTGGGAAACGATGTTAGAATGTATGTACATTGGTTGTCATACAGAAGGAAGATTACCAGGAGGACTTAATGTGAAAAGACGTGCTTTTGACACGCATCAAAAATTAATAAAGGAAGCGAAATATTCGAATCCTACAGAATGGATTGCAGCCATTAGAGGTTCTGAAGTTAAATTTAGAGAAATTTTAAAATGGGTTAGCTGCTTTGCCTTATCTGTAAATGAGGTAAATGCATCTTTAGGTCGCGTAGTAACTGCACCAACTAATGGTAGTGCAGGTGTTATTCCAGCTGTACTGATGTATTATTTAGTTATCGAAAATCACACAGCCGATTTTGAACATATTAAAAAATTCTTATTAGTTGCAGGAGAAATAGGAAGTATCTTTAAAAAGAACGCAACAATATCTGCAGCAATGGGTGGTTGCCAAGCAGAAATTGGAGTTTCATCTGCAATGGCTGCAGCAGCTCTAACTGAGTTGTTAGGAGGAACCCCAGCACAATGTTTATCAGCAGCAGAAATTGCAATGGAGCATCATTTGGGTTTAACTTGCGATCCTATAGCTGGTTTAGTGCAAGTGCCATGTATAGAAAGAAATTCTATGGGTGCAATAAAAGCTATTCACGCTGCAGAAATTGCTTTAGAAACAGATCCTAAAGATTCATTGGTTCATTTAGATAAGGTAATAGACACCATGTGGGAAACTGCAAAAGACATGAATAAAAACTACAAAGAAACCTCAGAAGGAGGTTTAGCTGTTACAGTAAGAATGGCAGATTGTTAAATACGATTTATTTTTAATCTTATTTTTAAAAAAAAGCCCAAAAACTTTGTGAAGTTTTTGGGCTTATAAATAATATTGTTTTTAATTTATTCGGATAACAAACTATTATTTCTTTATTTCGTCTGAACTTTGAACAGCTAAATTATAAATAACCAATCCAAAACCAATTTTGTTAATGGCATCTCCAATATTGTAAATAACATCTAAGTTCCATCCTCCAAAAATACTTTCGTACCAACCTGGAGTTCCAGCCATATATCCAATTGGGTAAATTGCCCAACCAACTAAAACGAACCAACATAGAGTTTTGTGCGCTTTTAATACAGAACCACCAGCAGCTACTGCTAATTTTTTAGCTTTACCTAACCAAATATCATAAACAATTACAAAATATGCAATACCAGAAACTAATCCCCAGAACCAAGCTTGCTCTCTAAATAGTACTTCTCCCATATATCCAGTAACTAACATTACTACAGATAAAAAGATTAATCGCCACATTAAAGACTTCTTTGCCCCTGCAACTTTTAATATTAAAAAGAACTCAACACACATTAATGGTACTGTTAAAACCCAGTCAACATATCTAAAGAATGTTGGTGATTCTGCGTTTGCAGCCCAATAATCTCTCATATACCAATAGTGCACTGCTGCAATAAAAGTAATTAAACCAGACACTAAAATTGATGTCCTCCATTTTTTATCAAAACTACTCATTGATAAAAAGAAAAATACTGAAGCAGCCATCATTGCCATGCAGCCTACAAAGAATGTAAAACCTACATAATCATCTGGTGCCATTTTTGCTACAGCTAAAAAATTTGTAATTAAACTCATGATATAATAAATTAAGTTAGTAAATAATGTTTAGCTTTTTTACTAAAAGCTTAAACAAAAATACAAAATAAAATAATACATTTGTAAAATGGATATGGATATTTTAAAAAATTATCAAAATTTTAAGATTTATTTTACATTTTTCTTGATTTGGGTTAGTATCCAATTTGGTGACCTTGTGGAGGATTATATTGGTTATGTATTAGTAATATCAATAGGAATTCTTCACGGAGCAAATGATTTATTGATCTTATCAATTAGACAAAAAGTTAAAATTCTTGATAAGAAAAATTTAATAACCTATTTGGGTATTGTCTTTATTTGTTTTCTACTCTTTTATATTCAGCCATTTTTTTCAATTTGTCTTTTTATTTTAATTAGTTCTTATCATTTTGGGGAAGAACATTTTAGCAGAAATATTAGTGTAAATTGGTGGTTTGATACATTTTTTTATACAACGTACGGAATCCTTCTTTTTGCAATACTTTTTACATTTGCTTTAGACAATGTTAAAGAGATCATGGTTGAGTTAACAGGTAATTATTTTAACAATAATGAAGTAACTATCACATTAATTACAAGCGGAGTTTTGTTTTTATTATTAAATGTATTTTTAATAATAAAGAAGAAGATAAATTTATCAAATTTTTTAAAGGAGCTTTTTTACCTTGCTTTAATAGCGGTAGTATTTAATACGTCTTCTTTAATTTTAGGATTTGCAATTTATTTTATTTTGTGGCATTCTATTCCTTCAATTTTAGGACAAATTGAATTTA contains the following coding sequences:
- a CDS encoding L-serine ammonia-lyase gives rise to the protein MSQFISVFDMLKIGVGPSSSHTLGPWRAAQTWIQKVKENKQFDLFDELKVDLYGSLSLTGKGHATDLAILLGLSEADPEYIPIEDVFIIVERINTQEEILFKGGKRITFPKNSIKFNREFLPFHANGMTFRGFANGKEISTETYYSIGGGFIVQENDNLEDEIEINKKNFPYPVNRAIQLEEYCERDNIHISDVVLKNELELKSAKEIDFELNRIWETMLECMYIGCHTEGRLPGGLNVKRRAFDTHQKLIKEAKYSNPTEWIAAIRGSEVKFREILKWVSCFALSVNEVNASLGRVVTAPTNGSAGVIPAVLMYYLVIENHTADFEHIKKFLLVAGEIGSIFKKNATISAAMGGCQAEIGVSSAMAAAALTELLGGTPAQCLSAAEIAMEHHLGLTCDPIAGLVQVPCIERNSMGAIKAIHAAEIALETDPKDSLVHLDKVIDTMWETAKDMNKNYKETSEGGLAVTVRMADC
- a CDS encoding bacteriorhodopsin-like produces the protein MSLITNFLAVAKMAPDDYVGFTFFVGCMAMMAASVFFFLSMSSFDKKWRTSILVSGLITFIAAVHYWYMRDYWAANAESPTFFRYVDWVLTVPLMCVEFFLILKVAGAKKSLMWRLIFLSVVMLVTGYMGEVLFREQAWFWGLVSGIAYFVIVYDIWLGKAKKLAVAAGGSVLKAHKTLCWFVLVGWAIYPIGYMAGTPGWYESIFGGWNLDVIYNIGDAINKIGFGLVIYNLAVQSSDEIKK
- a CDS encoding Brp/Blh family beta-carotene 15,15'-dioxygenase; the encoded protein is MDMDILKNYQNFKIYFTFFLIWVSIQFGDLVEDYIGYVLVISIGILHGANDLLILSIRQKVKILDKKNLITYLGIVFICFLLFYIQPFFSICLFILISSYHFGEEHFSRNISVNWWFDTFFYTTYGILLFAILFTFALDNVKEIMVELTGNYFNNNEVTITLITSGVLFLLLNVFLIIKKKINLSNFLKELFYLALIAVVFNTSSLILGFAIYFILWHSIPSILGQIEFISGDFNKKNILFYLKKGAIFWGFSILGLLLLYVIFIDVKILNSLIFMILFAVTAPHIWVMNKMKN
- a CDS encoding DUF2853 family protein, whose translation is MSKFDEKVALYKKFMDDRNLRSNTELLAAVTKGLGPSIYKADAETVSGSDAKELATVKNNFLIKKLGLADSAELDAGIEEVMERIGKSERKKYRAVVYYMLVKKFDKESVYGM
- the dnaK gene encoding molecular chaperone DnaK encodes the protein MSKIIGIDLGTTNSCVSVMEGNEPVVIPNAEGKRTTPSIVAFVEGGERKIGDPAKRQAVTNPTKTVYSIKRFMGNKFSESSKEVQRVPYKVVNGDNDTPRVDIDGRLYTPQEISAMVLQKMKKTAEDYLGADVSQAVITVPAYFNDAQRQATKEAGEIAGLKVERIINEPTAAALAYGMDKANDDKKIVVFDFGGGTHDVSILELGDGVFEVLATDGDTHLGGDDVDEKIINWLADEFEADENMDLRKDPMALQRLKEAAEKAKIELSSSSSTEINLPYVTATASGPKHLVRTLSRSKFEQLIDDLVKRTIEPCKTALKNADLSTSEIDEIILVGGSTRIPAIQEAVEKFFGKAPSKGVNPDEVVSLGAAIQGGVLSGDVKDVLLLDVTPLSLGIETMGNVFTKLIDANTTIPTKKSQVFSTAVDNQPSVEIHVLQGERAMAADNNTIGRFHLDGLPPAQRGVPQIEVTFDIDANGIIKVSALDKGTNKSHEIRIEASSGLSEEEIEKMRQEAEANADADKAAKETAEKINAADSMIFQTEKQLKEFGDKLSADKKDPIEAALVELKAAHESKDLAQIDAAMEKINEAWKVASEEMYAAQGGAAGAEGAQAQGQPDASADQGDNVEDVDFEEVK